In one window of Bos taurus isolate L1 Dominette 01449 registration number 42190680 breed Hereford chromosome 15, ARS-UCD2.0, whole genome shotgun sequence DNA:
- the OR52AB10 gene encoding olfactory receptor 52A5, producing MVSMNMSYMDPKTVTLIGIPGLEHVQFWIGFSFFAVCLVALLGNIILLIIIPTELSLHQPMYIFLAVLAATDIGLCVAIAPKMLAIFWFGFYSTAFDACLAQLFFIHALQGMESGLLLAMAFDCYVAICDPLRHTTTLTPFLLVSMVLAVAIRATVLVGILTILLKRLHFFQSIVIAHSYCEHMAVVKLAVEDTHVNKTCGLFVGFTILGFDMIFILISYTLIFQAVFHLHQKEARLKAFNTCTAHIFVFLEFYILAFFSFFSHWFGHVVPSTHILLSTIYLLVPPALNSIVYGVKNEVIRKCVAWIFFLNH from the coding sequence ATGGTATCCATGAACATGTCATATATGGACCCCAAAACAGTGACACTGATTGGTATCCCTGGACTGGAGCATGTGCAGTTTTGGATTGGGTTTTCCTTCTTTGCTGTGTGCTTAGTGGCTCTTCTGGGAAACATCATTTTACTGATCATTATCCCTACAGAACTCAGTCTGCACCAGCCCATGTACATCTTCTTGGCAGTGTTGGCAGCCACTGACATAGGACTCTGTGTAGCCATTGCTCCGAAAATGTTGGCTATCTTCTGGTTTGGCTTTTATTCCACGGCCTTTGATGCTTGCTTAGCCCAGCTGTTCTTCATCCATGCCTTGCAGGGCATGGAATCTGGACTCCTGTTGGCAATGGCCTTTGACTGCTATGTTGCCATCTGTGATCCTTTGAGGCACACAACCACCCTTACACCTTTCCTCCTGGTTAGTATGGTGCTGGCTGTGGCAATCCGAGCAACAGTGCTCGTTGGCATTTTAACCATTCTACTCAAAAGATTGCACTTTTTCCAATCCATTGTAATTGCCCACTCTTACTGTGAGCACATGGCTGTGGTCAAGCTGGCTGTAGAGGACACCCATGTCAATAAAACATGTGGTCTTTTCGTAGGTTTCACAATTCTAGGATTTGACATGATTTTCATCCTCATTTCCTATACCCTTATTTTCCAGGCTGTTTTTCATCTACACCAAAAGGAGGCACGGCTTAAAGCGTTCAACACGTGTACAGctcacatttttgttttccttgagttttatattcttgcctttttctccttcttcagcCATTGGTTTGGACATGTTGTGCCCTCTACCCACATTCTTCTGTCTACCATCTACCTCCTTGTGCCACCTGCACTCAACTCTATTGTCTATGGTGTGAAAAATGAGGTAATTCGCAAGTGTGTGGCATGGATATTTTTCCTGAATCACTGA
- the OR52S23 gene encoding olfactory receptor family 52 subfamily S member 23: MSLPNNTNIYPSTFLLLGIPGMEAIHTWISMPFCLIYLTALLGNCSILFIIRTDSNLHEPMYFFLCMLSVADLILSTTAMPKILSIFWFHDREIYFEACLVQVFLIHSLCSMASGFILAMAFDRYVAICNPLRHSIILSHRVIQNLGLAIVFHGVVLFSPQPFMLRWLPYCRTNVIPHTYCEFMALIKLACAETRICRIYSLTAAFLTGGLDFLLILCSYVVILYTVFHLPSKAAQLKTLGTCGSHVCVILVAYTPAFFSFLTHRFGHHVAPHIPIFVANIYVLVPPMVNPMIYGIRTKRIRERFLHVLTSHKF, encoded by the coding sequence ATGTCACTGCCAAACAATACCAATATCTATCCCAGTACCTTTCTTCTCCTTGGCATTCCAGGGATGGAGGCCATTCATACTTGGATATCAATGCCCTTCtgccttatttatttaactgCTCTCCTTGGAAATTGCTCCATTCTATTTATTATCAGAACAGACTCCAACCTGCATGagcccatgtacttcttcctctgtaTGCTCTCTGTGGCTGACTTGATCCTTTCCACTACTGCTATGCCCAAAATCCTCAGCATTTTTTGGTTCCATGACAGGGAGATCTATTTTGAAGCCTGCCTTGTCCAAGTATTTCTCATTCACTCACTATGCAGCATGGCCTCAGGGTTTATCTTGGCCATGGCCTTTGACAGGTATGTGGCAATCTGCAATCCTCTGAGACATTCCATTATCCTGTCACACAGAGTCATCCAGAACTTGGGGCTGGCTATCGTCTTCCATGGAGTCGTGCTTTTCAGTCCTCAACCCTTTATGCTTCGGTGGCTTCCCTATTGCAGAACTAATGTCATCCCTCATACCTACTGTGAATTTATGGCTCTGATCAAGCTGGCTTGTGCAGAGACCAGGATCTGCAGAATATACAGCCTAACTGCTGCCTTCCTCACTGGAGGTTTAGATTTCCTATTAATCCTCTGTTCCTATGTTGTCATCCTTTACACTGTCTTCCATCTTCCATCCAAGGCTGCTCAGCTCAAGACCCTGGGCACTTGTGGATCCCATGTGTGTGTGATCCTGGTGGCCTATACTCCagcctttttctccttccttactCACAGATTTGGACACCACGTGGCTCCTCATATTCCCATCTTTGTGGCTAACATCTATGTCCTTGTTCCACCCATGGTGAACCCAATGATCTATGGCATAAGAACCAAGAGGATCAGAGAACGATTCCTCCACGTTTTGACTTCTCACAAATTCTAA